The stretch of DNA GTGGCGTGGGAAACCACCGAAATCACCGTGCTCGGCGAGAATGACGAGGACGAGCAGGAAGACGACTAGGTCAACTGTCCGCCGTCCATCAACTCCAAAGCAACAGAGGGAGCCGTCTACGTGACTGGCTCCCTTCTGTTTTTTGGGCGGCTTCAGCCCATTTATTCAGCTATTTATTGAAAGTGCTGAACCCTTCCGGGCGGGTCAGCACGCGCCAGTTCAGCACGTTTTCTCCGCTCAGTCCGTCGGCGGCGACCGCATTGGCGGCACAGTCGTATTTGATGTTGGTTTTCCGCATGATCGGCCAGATCACGGCGGCGGCGCGGCCTGCGATATCGCGCTTGGGCACCGGGCCAAACAAGCGTGAATCTTCGCTGCCTTCCGGGGTGCGGTTGTCGCCCATTACAAAATACTGGCCTGCGGGCACCGTAATTTCAGGCTGATCTGTCAAGTATCTGCTGCGGCTAGAGGCGGCCAGATTCGCCAGGTCGCTCTGGGTGTCCCAGCAGCCCTGCTCGCGCCAGTAGTCGGTTGTCCAGCTGGAATCCAGCTTGGTGCCGTTGAGGGTCACCTCGCCGCCGCTGATGCTGATTTTGTCGCCGGGTAGCCCGATCAGGCGCTTGATCAGAAAGGGGCGGTATGTCCAGAGGTTCAGCGGGGCGCTTCTGTTCAGCTCCGGGATGGCGTTGGCGGCGGCGCGGGGCGGTTTAAAGATCAGGATGTCGCCGCGTTTGAATTCTCCGATGCCTGCTTTATGCAGCCACGTTTCGTATTTGGGCACGAACACGCGCTCGCGGTTGCGGAGGTTGGGCATCATGCTGACGCCGTCTACACCGACCAATGTGGCCACAAACTGCGTAATGACCACCGCGAAGACGATGGGTTCCAGGAGTTCTTTCCACAGTTTTTGAAGGGGGCCG from Deinococcus sp. QL22 encodes:
- the lepB gene encoding signal peptidase I; the encoded protein is MTRLLKSAPGPLQKLWKELLEPIVFAVVITQFVATLVGVDGVSMMPNLRNRERVFVPKYETWLHKAGIGEFKRGDILIFKPPRAAANAIPELNRSAPLNLWTYRPFLIKRLIGLPGDKISISGGEVTLNGTKLDSSWTTDYWREQGCWDTQSDLANLAASSRSRYLTDQPEITVPAGQYFVMGDNRTPEGSEDSRLFGPVPKRDIAGRAAAVIWPIMRKTNIKYDCAANAVAADGLSGENVLNWRVLTRPEGFSTFNK